The following is a genomic window from Episyrphus balteatus chromosome 1, idEpiBalt1.1, whole genome shotgun sequence.
CAAAGAGTAAGTTAAAAACgattatttacataaaaaagaAGGCCATTTTCTAATGAATGATTAATTTTACTTTCCAGATTCAGTCGTGGAATATTGCTGTCGGGCAGCAAATCCCCACTGCTTATAAAGATTCAAAAGCTAATTGCATTAATGTTACATTCGTCTCGATTTGAATTAACTCCATCACGAGTATTGGATGCAACGCGTCCACCAGGATTCACTCCAGGTCTGCAACAAGATAGCTCAGAGTTCCTTGGCTATTTGCTTGATACTTTACACGAACAAGAACTTGATGATgctccatcatcatcatcgtcatcatcaacaACCACACAGAAGCAACTGCAACAGACACCAtcgcaacaacagcagcaacaacaaattgaACGATCCTCGACCACAATCGAGAAAACATTCATGGGCAAATTGGCAACAACCTATAAATGCTTGACCTGCAGCTGGCAAAGCACAAACATTGACAGCTTCCGCGACCTACAATTATCATTTCCCGAAGTCAAAAATGATTGTGCATCGAATTACACCGTCCAAGATCTGATCGACTATTATTGTTCGTCGGAAAAACTTCACGGTGACAATCAGTACTTTTGTGAACGCTGCAAGAAACTCTCCGATGCCGAACGATTCATTAATGTTATAAGCGCACCAAAGAATCTAATATTGACGCTTAAACACTTTAAATATGATCAAAGCAATCATATGCGGGCCAAACTCATGCACAAGGTCTTCCACAATGAGAATGTATCTGTCAAGGTGTGCTCAGCTGAAACCTTAGCCGAAATTGCTTCGGTTCACTATGATCTCTATGCTGGAGTTGTTCATTCCGGATGCAGCATGGATTCGGGACATTATTACACCTATGCATCAGATGGCAACAATAAGTGGTACAAATTCAACGATGATGTTGTCAATCAATGCAAAATTGCCGAGCTTAACAATCTAACACCTCCGAATACACCCTACATTCTATTCTATCAAATGGGTGGCCACGAATCACCCATTGCTCCGAGTACCATGATCAAAATAGACGCTCCACAATCGCTCAAACTTGAAGAACTCTCACCCGAGCTGCGTGACTATGTCGATCATGATAATTGCATGTTTGGCAAAGAACTCAAAAACCGGCGCACTAAAATGGCTCAGACACAGACATCAGCGTTGTTTAGCAATAGTAGAATTCACAGGCGAGATGATGGTCCAGATGATGAGGATGAACAACCTCCTCCTTCTAGCGGTTGCGGCGATAATGCACTCAATAGCAATTTAAATCGATTTGTCTTTTAAAAGTGGACAAAAGCAGTTTGCTTGTGTGCGCGTATGTTAGTGTTGCCGTGATCCTTCCTAGAAACCCACCACCACCATCACCATCTTCCTCCCCTATCTCTCTAGACCCACCACtttgttttataatatttaatgtACTTTTTACGGCCCCGGGCAAAGAAATGTATATAAATAAGACTAAGACaggtgatacaaaaaaaatgtaacaactTTGTTGATGATGAATCaatcacacacacaaaaaaagggaaaatacaGGAATTTTAACTCTTCTTCTTttcccgacttttttttcttctatagtTCTTAAAGTCATATTTGTctctagtttttgttttaatattttttattttttcaaaaataaacggATTGGATTTAAATCAACCGAATGACGAAGCAACACAAACGAAGAATTCGAATCAGAAAAGcagattaagaaaaaaataaatattattgtatttttaataattaaaattaatttttaaaaaataactaaaaaatccATAAAACATCACAAACTGTTAAACAGTGACCAACTAGTGATGAACATGAGATATAAAACATTCAAGCATCTTAatgtaaaaaaacatgggatttgccgccaaaaaataaaataaaataaaacataattaaaaacaaaaccctTTTCTACTACTCACAATATAATAATGTGTAAACGATATACTTTTTAATTAGAgaatttcaaacagaaaaaataagattaaaaatgaaaaaaataattcagaagatacctataatttgttttaaaaaatatatatatttctgtGATTTGTGATGGGCAGAATCCCCCTCCTAATTGattatgatgttttttttttaattttttgctttcatatttaagttgtttttaaatttttttttgttttgtgtttcttttttttttattcaaatatattaacagaaaaaaaaaacaaaaaatggaatttataATATACACAATACTATAATTATATAGTAGATGTTTagaaaacaaacaagaaattaattaaacaaaaaaaaaatagatcaacctgttcttaaaaaaaaaaacaaatataagtataaaacctttgtatataaattaTACTATAATTATGTTTTCACCAGTAAGTTtcttaactaaaaataaatacatataaaaaatatttaaaaaaaaaaagaaaaaaaaaattaataaaatacaacTGAACGGAAGcaatttttgtgctttttaattTGAGCTGATAACAATTTTTGGTCTTTGTtagaataaattattgaaatccGAAGACGATACTGCTTCTctgaaaactttatttaaaaaaatttttaacggttatactttttgagaaaaaaaaaaatctcaaacgaAAGGGATTCATAGTAGCAGTGAACATTTACTTTCGAAGTATTCCACTTTGAGGAAAATTTCAAGGACCGCCCCCTGACAGACCTTCTAGACCACCATAATTCATTAAGGATAACCCGGCAAAAGGACCACTGCTGTGTAACGCGTAAGCAAGATCCTGGAGGCATTTATCCTAAGGAAGATCAACAATTTCTGCACCAAAAATGTTATCATACAACTGCAATAGTACGGCTTTCAAAGAAATCACTCAAAAATTTATCCACTGATTGGACTCAACACAGAAATCATCATTGGactcaacaaaaagaaaacaactatACTATGTCTCGTGGACCttgaaaaggcttttaatacCGTTTAGATAATAGGACTTATATTTAAACTATCAGTGCTGGGGCTTCCAAACAACCTGGTAAGAATTATGACAAATTTTTTCGCCCATAGATTCTTTTATGTAAGGTAAACAAAAACGAATCTATAAGGAAAACAATCTGCGGTGGAATGCCGAAAGCTTCTAAATTGAGAGCAATTCTCTTCAACATCTATGACCATTCCGCCAAACATCCCAGGAACGAAGATGaagctttttgttgttcttaACAACAGAGATATAAGTCTTCTAAAAATTGCATAGATACAATTTTGACAGACAGACGAAATAATTATGCGCAAGTcacaaaaatgcttaaaaaatatttgccgTCTTTGAAATTTGATTAAGTGGATGGGGGCATTCTTCTCTCTCTCGGAATTGTTTGGtgttggaaattaatttttaaatgattttatgaatagtttttttttttgagggggTAAAACTTGAACCAGCGAAAATTCACGACTATCATTTTCCGTGGATATCGTTTTTTGCCTTTGGTCTCGTTATGTAGGCCATGGCCTTTATTTGACAACGGTACctgcaatatttttatttctcttaAAAACGGTTCTTATCATTTTCAATAAACGAATCCTGAAACTTACTTCAAAAACTCTTAttatccacttttttttattttgaattttctcgTAAAAGActatttcaatcaaatttttgagttaataaaattttaaatttttgttgggaAAATCAAGAACggcgttttattttttgtggttGGAACAAACGACAAAAAATACTGCCAGAAATATCTAATTTATTTCTAGAGTTTATGGAACAAACGACAAAAACTACTGCCACACGTGTGACTTAACTTTAtcctaaataataataaataacagCAGGAGTCCGTACAGCGTTTGGCATGTAGTTTGAAAGCCTGTGTTCGGTTAATGTACGTTTATTCATTTACTTAGGAAAATTTTATCTCAAATGGTTCTAAGAACTTTGTTCCCAATGATTTCTTTAAGGTTACAAGATGTGATACTATGATATAAGCAGCTgaatttgtcaaaaaaccatTTGCATACGCTATACATAATAcagttaaacatttaaaaaaatacacaagaatatgcaattattttaaaatatacaaatttatattttattctaaCAAAAATCTTACAATTAAATCTACTAAAAGATATCCTCTTCGGCCTTTCGTTTCCTCTTTTTCTTACCCTCAGCTTTGCCTCGAATAACATCAACTCTTCGTTTCTTTGAAGCCTTTTTCCTCTCTTGGATACTAATTTTTCTCTTTGCAGCTCTAACCGGATCATTGACCTTCTCTTGTGCTATCAGCTTTTTCCTCTCTGCCCTACGCATCATAAGTTTCATTTGTATACTCGATCTAAGTTTGTCATAGACATCAGAACCAATACGTTTCCGTAATCTGCTTCCAACTCTAATTGCTTGTTGTCTCAATTGTGGATCGATATTTGAATCTTCTTCAGACATTTCACGAACCAACATCGATAAAAGTCCATATGAAAGTTTGTTCACCGTTTCAGTGTCCAGTAAAGTTATCAGACCCTCGACAAGTGTAAAGATTGCTGATCTCTgtaaaaaaaagaaggttttaattcgatttaaatgaataagaaaataatattaacttACAGTAATGATACTATGAGATGCCATAGCCAACTCTTTGTTTGCCAAAAATCTCATATTCTTCACCAACCAAGCAAGATTTATTTTACTACGATCATTTTCGGCATCATCATCTTCGTGTTcttcctttttaattttaactccaTCAAATGGAACATCTCTCAACATATTCGCCACAAATAGGAAAACCTTAACAATCTCCTCCATCATTTGAGGATTCGTCTCTCCCGGCACCACCTGTGCACACAAATCGAGTACCAAACTTTTGATATCACTTTCTGGATTCAGATAAATATAGTCTCTCTGATTTTCTGCTTTCTTGGCCGTCTTTGTTATAATTTGACCAACCAAAGGAAAATCATAAGTCGATAAGACAATTGCCGAAATCTTTGCTGAATTAACACGAGCCCATTCGTGTTCATATCCAAGTAACTTCTGTGATTCATAAGCCATTTCATCAATCGATAAATTAAATTCTTCTTTCGTCAGCACATTTGGGCAGTATTccagaattttcaaaatacaatTCTGCATTTGAATGAGTTCATGATCGATCTCCCGCTGTTTTCTCGCTTCGATCAATTCGATTTCTTCTTCAGTCAATGCAGGAGGAGGTTTGAATTTTCTACcatttttaccgtttttaccaTTCTTTCCTTTTTGTATTTTCGATATTGGCTCTTCTATATCGCCAATACTTTCTCCACCACCTGGTGCTCTCACAAAACGTCCTGGAGCATTTGGATTGCACAACATCAGACGACCAATTAACAATGGCAACACAACTTTCACACGTGATTCAAAAGCCTCTTTTTCAGTGGCAAGGAACCTTGAACACAACATAGCAGCCATTTCTCTAACAGAAGGCTTATCAGCTGAGAAAAAGAGTAAAGTCACATCGAAAAGTGCCTGACGTTCTGTACTCTCCAAACGTCCTATCAGCAATTCTATGCATTCAGCTGCTGCTTTTCTACATTCCGATGTATCATCGTTAACCAATCGAGCTCCAAGCGAGACAAATAAGAACTCTGCCTTTTTAGCAAGTACAAATTGTGGATACTTTTTGATAATTGTATTGAAAAACTGTATCACTGACAATCGTCCAGTTGGAACTGAATAATTTAATTGCCTGGCAAAGAACTTCAAATAAGACTCAACTCGCTTCTCGAGAGTATATTCCATCATGTAGGTTATTAAGATGGCCCGTGACTCGTCTCTTGCAAAGTCAGATGGCGAGACAATagtaatctctcttattttcaTCATGATTTCATGCATTTCCTTTGTGTCCACTTTTCTATTCACCATTGCTTTTAAGAGTGAAAATGCCATCGTTTGATTACCACCTTCATGAAGGTCATGTTCAATATAGTAGATTAACTGATCAATTTGAGTATCATTCAATTTATATTCCGTACATTTCCTCAACAAAGCCACAACACACTTGAATGCATTCTTCATCAGTTGGAAATTCTCTTCTTGTTTAGTTGCTCCAAAAGTggagaaattttgtaaaatctcAAACAATCTCTTCACGATATCATCAAGATAATTCTTGAATTCAGGTAGTTCATAAGCTTCATTCCAAATTGATGTTATACATTTGAGAGAAAACGTGGTCACACGAATATGAGTACTCTTCAGGGAATCACGAATAAGTGGAAGAACTGGATTCAAAAATGGTTCATAGGCGATTTCAGTGAGCTTCTTTCGTTTCAAGACAATATGAAGCATTTCTAAACCAAATTCTATCAGAATATGTGCATTAGCTTGGGCATTGTTCTTAACATTCTTACGAAGTGCACCAGCACGAAATTTAGGCTCTGGCTGGATTATGAAACAATCTGGACGTGCTCGACGCATTTTctctttttcattttcagttaATGGTTTTGTTTCGATGCCGGGTAGTAAATCTGGAATACTCTCTGACATTGTTCCATAGACAAAAATTAGTAAAGATTCTCTTGATATATGAGGATTCTCAACTAATCCTGTGACTATTTTCTGGAAGCAATCTTGgatttttaaagtcattttcTTTGATTGACTCTTGGCCAAATAATCTTTAAATGGCACAAGGATGTCTAATAGACAAGATTCTTGTATATTTCTTGCAACAATATGCAAAACAAGATAACTCTTTGAACTTGGCTTTGCTTCAGGAGTATGAGCTGCTATTTTTTCAACTTCTTTCTCAGCTGCCAATTCACCGAATATATCATTCAGTGTGACTTCTAAAATATTACTTAAACAAGCTTCAATGTCTCCAGGCTTGATTATGTCCCTTAAAGTGTCCAAAATACCATGCAACGTCACTGATAAAACATGAACTTGGAAACCTCGAGTCAGTAAACTCGTCAAATGGTCCAGTAACATTGCTAAGTAACTAGCTCCCAGAGTCAacatgattttcttcaaaatatcccTTGTAAGCATGCGAACAGATTTTAATGGAGACTTGAGGAATGTACAGACTTTCATAAAGACCCCTGGGAGACTTGTATCGAGGACATCTTTGGGTAGCTTTTGCATAAGTTTAACCAAAGCTAAACCAATTGGAACTCGCTGAATCTCTTCTTCTTCGCGCTCGAAACTAAAACGTTTTCGGTTGATTTTGTGTTTACCATCATAGGAACTCTTTTCGGTTATGGAGCGATTCAGAGTTGGTATCAATATGGTGGCAATTGTTTGCATTACTCGTTTAGCAGCATTTTTATGCAACACTGTCAAACTGTCTAGAATTGCTGCCTTTCTTGGTTTTACTTGTTCTTCTTCGTCTTCATCATCTTCGATATCTTCCAAATCTGAATCTAATTCTTCATCAGATTCTTCGTCGTCTTTTACAGGTTCTTCTTTTGGTTTCTCTtcaagtttaattttcaaagcTTCTATAGAACTTTTATCACCCGATGCTTCGGATAAATCAAAATGAAAAGCATCCAATATACGAACAACAATTCGAACACAGTGTTTTTGGTGTTCCTGAGTGGTTCTCATCTTTTGCAAATACAACTTCAATACACCTTGATAATGTTGCCATGGAAGAAGCTGACATACAGTTCCCAAAGCTTCTATAGCTGCATCGACCAGAGTATGCTTTCCGGCGTGTTTTTCATTCAACAAATACCTCGAAGCCAATGGCATAATAAACTGAGTAAGAGTCCTCTGATTGGGAGCCACAGTCATTGTTTTAGCCAATGTACAGAACTTCAATAAAGCCCTTCCATGTCGATGACTCTGAAGATGTGTCATATTTTCAAAGAAATCCACTTCTGGATCTTGTGCATCAGCTAAATCTTTCATATCAGCCAGAACTTGATGGGCACTTGAACATTGTCTAACCATTTCACCCAACAATCGAATACCTTCATTATGGACATTTTCATTGGCATCTCTTATAGCTCTtcgaattaaatttaataaaatatctcCCACCAGGTAGTCAATATCTTTTCGACTTGATTCGTATTTCTTTATAAGTTTGGGAACAAGAACTCGAAGATGTTCACTTGCATTATCTCTCAATCCCATGTCTTTgtcatattttataaaatggaaGCAATTATAGATCACAAGAACTCCCAGATCCAAATCAACACCAATAGATTCGTCTTCTAGTTTTACAGTGATGGCTTTAAGGGCATCTAGACGCTTGTCATAGTCTGGTTGTTCAACCCATCGTTTGTCCCAGGCATTCAAAGCTCGAATTATATAACCTGTTTCCTTTGTTGATGCATCCTTTCTCTTTCCAATGTCAATTAGCAGTTGACAAAGCATTTTTCTAGCTGATACCTCTTGAACCTGTTCAAATAGAGGAGCTATCTTTCTCAAATACGATTCAGGTTGATCTAGTTTCTTGATGAGATTGGATAAGGTTGTAATAACCTGGCAGACAACCTCCTCTGAAGTACTCGTCTGGGATTTTGATATCAAAATTGGCAACAGGAGCTGTAGCAGACTATCACAAGTCTCAGTGTCATCGACATGCTGAGTGAGGAGAGATAGAATATTAAGATCCCTCTTGTCCAGATTGGTACGACGACGAGAATTCTTGCCTCCAGAACTGAAATTCATCTTTAAACGTTTAAGGATTTGCAATATGTGTGGTTTAATGACTTCGACACCGTCCACTTCCTGATCTTCACCATTGATAGTAAGCAATTTCTCAATCATTCCCATAATAGGCTTCCGAACTGGTGGCTTTGATTTGTCATTCAGCAGCAATTCAACGACATATTGGAAAGGTGTTGCTTCATTTCGCTTGGTCCCAAGATATC
Proteins encoded in this region:
- the LOC129921106 gene encoding small subunit processome component 20 homolog, with amino-acid sequence MDEKRKTKETNTFRFKSFADRVTEIDIRRSALYYIGHANEELPEDDETYFHQTIKKWSVLNLTDEYNQFSKKCNGIVTLPQLLHKKDFVVDHLLEKLSTATNLSLQPLLEILVVLGRDLREEFYPYFQRILDRLICLLNTKDPDQLEWTLICLAYLFKTMKPFLKRNISVVFHAILPLLDENRYSENVTNFAVECFSFIARDLKDYGKLLEIILKTVEKEHIQSIQGCGRLFFEIVRGVKGVFHSIADKFLEFLFESLLNIEEKRQDLLFEVISTTLGEILKFVHPHNIGLVWIVLCRVIGQGLQEKKVNSLNSLILLMSRAAQWRDGRFLAEMETIVPTILKVVDASSDDDTILLDNICTLVSVILLSSNAKVSQLDTSRMIKKLMLVSHREIFESFITRISTHTQFEILVLPDLLKFFELHFDQQGLELLAQVILQKSPLIKNGQKLKEWKKYPLQMKKQDSLKKFEMIFKDFDGETEKDEEFYLSLVLAPHVVGLNSKTIEKKCQELIRQIIKDLEKDETDKGRALFKLSLLIETGIHLEFSWKDSVLGQIIDIILPFCGSSNTGLEILDQICAIKPNVVKSNDKVPEVLARFLSSRSIDIRLLSSHCLHSIFNSNPCSPYKIFYDTESIEPTVHTYREQILLLQKLETSGEFFKSIKEDRFKVDTLRFLMGMLYHNFKFLWEPVLQLIQDYSKELSTADFWDVYKQKLDETAEEITQLEKGLSTKTDQFYWTSSALSSLQSHGIKESSKQELINYRNLIWSKISSYGQIREVKNRELVTMFLQFVHDEYKANQQKKLYTWDICQDDDKQIPDDEDDDDEVEVITPKKKQSSTSTKTIVSTLTSKMGIFVNQPNPKALHREPELYSFYMELLSGNDPALQKLALDCVMSYKNKSIMPYKDHLYALIDEKKYRDELVSFKIDRAAGTIQDEHRSDFMKVLLRILYGKMTTKTTQKNVSSQAKKGIILRFLGGCSTQEILWFLKMAFGMYDQIIDSDLEDIPNKVQEHFNVNAVWSPKKLQSTINLLELIRKQFGGLMEQDFLIYMLKLIVFVGSVCKEVITKASDEEAKIHPKMTTIFKNVKNTALLSLVNFFEHFQSFGWTSTQMATLAEIFVWGTVEKLPQDSIHSPTPVLKLLLQWGDAPRLYGYLGTKRNEATPFQYVVELLLNDKSKPPVRKPIMGMIEKLLTINGEDQEVDGVEVIKPHILQILKRLKMNFSSGGKNSRRRTNLDKRDLNILSLLTQHVDDTETCDSLLQLLLPILISKSQTSTSEEVVCQVITTLSNLIKKLDQPESYLRKIAPLFEQVQEVSARKMLCQLLIDIGKRKDASTKETGYIIRALNAWDKRWVEQPDYDKRLDALKAITVKLEDESIGVDLDLGVLVIYNCFHFIKYDKDMGLRDNASEHLRVLVPKLIKKYESSRKDIDYLVGDILLNLIRRAIRDANENVHNEGIRLLGEMVRQCSSAHQVLADMKDLADAQDPEVDFFENMTHLQSHRHGRALLKFCTLAKTMTVAPNQRTLTQFIMPLASRYLLNEKHAGKHTLVDAAIEALGTVCQLLPWQHYQGVLKLYLQKMRTTQEHQKHCVRIVVRILDAFHFDLSEASGDKSSIEALKIKLEEKPKEEPVKDDEESDEELDSDLEDIEDDEDEEEQVKPRKAAILDSLTVLHKNAAKRVMQTIATILIPTLNRSITEKSSYDGKHKINRKRFSFEREEEEIQRVPIGLALVKLMQKLPKDVLDTSLPGVFMKVCTFLKSPLKSVRMLTRDILKKIMLTLGASYLAMLLDHLTSLLTRGFQVHVLSVTLHGILDTLRDIIKPGDIEACLSNILEVTLNDIFGELAAEKEVEKIAAHTPEAKPSSKSYLVLHIVARNIQESCLLDILVPFKDYLAKSQSKKMTLKIQDCFQKIVTGLVENPHISRESLLIFVYGTMSESIPDLLPGIETKPLTENEKEKMRRARPDCFIIQPEPKFRAGALRKNVKNNAQANAHILIEFGLEMLHIVLKRKKLTEIAYEPFLNPVLPLIRDSLKSTHIRVTTFSLKCITSIWNEAYELPEFKNYLDDIVKRLFEILQNFSTFGATKQEENFQLMKNAFKCVVALLRKCTEYKLNDTQIDQLIYYIEHDLHEGGNQTMAFSLLKAMVNRKVDTKEMHEIMMKIREITIVSPSDFARDESRAILITYMMEYTLEKRVESYLKFFARQLNYSVPTGRLSVIQFFNTIIKKYPQFVLAKKAEFLFVSLGARLVNDDTSECRKAAAECIELLIGRLESTERQALFDVTLLFFSADKPSVREMAAMLCSRFLATEKEAFESRVKVVLPLLIGRLMLCNPNAPGRFVRAPGGGESIGDIEEPISKIQKGKNGKNGKNGRKFKPPPALTEEEIELIEARKQREIDHELIQMQNCILKILEYCPNVLTKEEFNLSIDEMAYESQKLLGYEHEWARVNSAKISAIVLSTYDFPLVGQIITKTAKKAENQRDYIYLNPESDIKSLVLDLCAQVVPGETNPQMMEEIVKVFLFVANMLRDVPFDGVKIKKEEHEDDDAENDRSKINLAWLVKNMRFLANKELAMASHSIITRSAIFTLVEGLITLLDTETVNKLSYGLLSMLVREMSEEDSNIDPQLRQQAIRVGSRLRKRIGSDVYDKLRSSIQMKLMMRRAERKKLIAQEKVNDPVRAAKRKISIQERKKASKKRRVDVIRGKAEGKKKRKRKAEEDIF
- the LOC129921108 gene encoding ubiquitin carboxyl-terminal hydrolase 38: MAVKQNNTDGNGTPGASGTSKSTSQSSSSTTTQKGMNPGGTSGSNTATGCSSSPNSGSGKISNETPDLTSILDIINIITAEQSRGNCNYDISRINGELIRFLAQVPNPNQEDLKRFKEDIVKVGEYFAKFNDEHQAVTHHYLYIVYKLITADEPPSCAIAIVFQLFTEDMVHEAVQRLLTNNLSDTTIRKTMKLLCEWKMLNFCQNLNFWILAIWSGLKDQGKFDLLNDIALENIEKLFRTLMMPVLRPMMMQIVFPILEPTKNKPDVFHKVVPWIPAVVSQLKKQAEKYSDDTRKCLQMLVDLTTALMATFPGYDDLYKPVVEALAEFTPSYDYLNAHRANSRLYDNNRSMMNSNAKVGLVNLGNTCYMNSVLQALAMTKEFSRGILLSGSKSPLLIKIQKLIALMLHSSRFELTPSRVLDATRPPGFTPGLQQDSSEFLGYLLDTLHEQELDDAPSSSSSSSTTTQKQLQQTPSQQQQQQQIERSSTTIEKTFMGKLATTYKCLTCSWQSTNIDSFRDLQLSFPEVKNDCASNYTVQDLIDYYCSSEKLHGDNQYFCERCKKLSDAERFINVISAPKNLILTLKHFKYDQSNHMRAKLMHKVFHNENVSVKVCSAETLAEIASVHYDLYAGVVHSGCSMDSGHYYTYASDGNNKWYKFNDDVVNQCKIAELNNLTPPNTPYILFYQMGGHESPIAPSTMIKIDAPQSLKLEELSPELRDYVDHDNCMFGKELKNRRTKMAQTQTSALFSNSRIHRRDDGPDDEDEQPPPSSGCGDNALNSNLNRFVF